In a single window of the Spirochaetaceae bacterium genome:
- the dprA gene encoding DNA-processing protein DprA, whose product MSFLRPVERCTVLRRCRLSEFADLSAERLAALLGRRLRNRTLSPSAWLERAGADAERLTREVWQCTFLWEPRYPRILREIFDPPVVLFHRGGRLPPPPAPLVSVVGTRQPTGRGRWTAYGFGFDLARAGVTSVSGLARGIDLEVHRGSLAGWQGEGCATVAVLGCGIDRIYPASSREVAMRILRSGCLVSEFPPGVAPLAHHFPQRNRIVAGLSRAVVMVEAPARSGALITARCAADQGRDVLVAADGLAGPRAAGGAQLVEEGAMPATDAGDVLREAGVPHPLGGGGRMRALLPPARQRAAGAWLARMFAAEQAGRAAPAHGGIAAAGDDRGTER is encoded by the coding sequence ATGTCTTTCCTGCGGCCGGTGGAGCGCTGCACGGTGCTGCGCCGCTGCCGGCTGAGCGAATTCGCCGACCTGTCGGCGGAGCGGCTGGCGGCGTTGCTGGGGCGGCGGCTGCGCAACCGGACGCTGTCGCCGTCCGCGTGGCTGGAGCGCGCCGGCGCCGATGCCGAACGCTTGACCCGAGAGGTGTGGCAGTGCACTTTTCTGTGGGAGCCCCGCTACCCGCGGATCCTGCGGGAGATTTTCGATCCACCGGTAGTACTCTTTCATCGCGGCGGCCGCCTGCCGCCGCCGCCGGCGCCGCTGGTGTCGGTGGTGGGCACCCGGCAGCCCACCGGTCGCGGCCGATGGACGGCGTATGGGTTCGGGTTCGACTTGGCGCGTGCCGGGGTAACGTCGGTTTCGGGTCTGGCGCGCGGGATCGACCTGGAGGTCCACCGCGGAAGTCTGGCCGGCTGGCAGGGTGAGGGGTGCGCCACGGTCGCGGTGCTCGGTTGCGGCATCGACCGGATCTATCCCGCGAGCAGCCGGGAGGTGGCAATGCGGATCCTGCGGAGCGGCTGTCTGGTGAGCGAGTTCCCACCCGGAGTGGCGCCGCTTGCGCACCACTTCCCTCAGCGCAACCGCATCGTGGCGGGTCTGAGCCGCGCGGTGGTCATGGTTGAGGCGCCCGCCAGGTCGGGGGCTCTCATCACGGCGCGGTGCGCGGCCGACCAGGGCCGCGACGTGCTGGTGGCGGCCGACGGTCTGGCCGGGCCGCGTGCCGCCGGAGGTGCGCAACTGGTCGAGGAGGGCGCGATGCCGGCGACCGATGCCGGCGACGTGTTGCGCGAGGCCGGCGTGCCGCATCCGCTCGGCGGCGGCGGGCGGATGCGTGCGCTGCTGCCCCCGGCGCGGCAGCGTGCCGCAGGAGCGTGGCTGGCGAGGATGTTTGCCGCCGAGCAGGCCGGGCGGGCGGCGCCGGCGCATGGCGGCATCGCCGCTGCCGGCGACGATCGCGGAACCGAAAGGTGA